One window from the genome of Deltaproteobacteria bacterium encodes:
- a CDS encoding PadR family transcriptional regulator has protein sequence MLRHLILGLLRQGGAKHGYAVMKEIRDRAGLQVSIGNVYRELKRLEAEGLIRSVTNATGEDPRRAPFESTTGGKSVFDDWITSAPTKALPDYRDEFCLRAIFIENIDQAAARAVLDRWREELDVHSRALERCRERAVARRGNERSFTTLPFFLARRIKHVATDLAFVEELRSAHEAGRGRPPNGRLAVPSPAAVVSSGQRKPRGDGR, from the coding sequence ATGCTCCGGCATCTGATCCTCGGATTGCTCAGGCAAGGTGGCGCGAAACACGGTTACGCTGTCATGAAGGAGATACGTGATCGCGCTGGTCTGCAGGTGAGCATCGGAAACGTCTACCGAGAACTCAAGCGACTCGAGGCCGAAGGGCTGATCCGGAGCGTGACGAATGCAACCGGGGAGGACCCTCGTCGCGCACCATTCGAATCGACCACCGGAGGCAAGTCGGTCTTCGACGACTGGATAACGAGCGCGCCTACCAAGGCCTTGCCCGATTATCGCGACGAGTTCTGCCTCCGCGCCATCTTCATCGAAAACATCGACCAGGCCGCCGCCCGAGCCGTTCTGGATCGATGGCGAGAGGAATTGGACGTCCACAGCAGAGCGCTGGAGAGATGTAGGGAACGGGCCGTTGCACGTCGGGGCAACGAGCGCAGCTTCACCACCCTCCCGTTCTTCCTCGCCCGACGCATCAAACACGTCGCCACGGACCTTGCCTTTGTCGAAGAGCTGCGATCCGCGCACGAGGCTGGGCGAGGCAGACCGCCGAACGGTCGCCTCGCCGTCCCGTCCCCAGCGGCAGTCGTTTCCAGCGGACAAAGGAAGCCGCGCGGTGATGGGCGCTAG